The Engraulis encrasicolus isolate BLACKSEA-1 chromosome 11, IST_EnEncr_1.0, whole genome shotgun sequence nucleotide sequence TTATCATTTATTACtatcaatatatacagtatatatacacatacaaattgtatattttacacatttctATGAGGTTCACAGCAAATTTACAAAACATACAATCTAGATATGTTCACATAAAGTAAGTAGAAGATGCAGTTTCTCCAATAGTCCTGGTGATGGAAGACACAAAGCTTTTGTCATTTGCAGGAAGTAAGTCTCTCAGAGCAGGGAATACAATATATACTCCATAGGTGggcgcgggggggtgggggggggtggggggggggggtgggggggggtggggggggggggggcactgtgacgcagcgcgctaagccccccacacttgggcttgcatgcccatggggaccccggtccgggttcgagtccggatggggtcatttcccaaacctgccccatctctctccaccttcacttcctgtcgcaccttcactgtcctatccgaaatatatatatacagtcccaggaaaaagtttgtacaccctttgaaatttcttaccttactgtcaaaattggtcataaaacatggtctgatcttcccggaaatcacaagaaggaacaaccagagtctgctttaactaattcaacccaaacatttacaagttttcatattttcattggccataagatgtaaacattcacaggacagcaaggcataagtaagtacacccttgcattcaataggttttaaccctaagttagtcgcaataacctcaaccagatgtttcctgtagttgcagatcagattagcaAATCAATCtgcatgtatctggtctccctcttctttagaaaactgcctctcgtcagcaaggtttgtgggatgtctgtagtgcatagctttcttaacttgatgccatttaatctcaattgttttttgtcagggctttaactgggctattccagactgtgtatttcattattatgaagccattctgaagtcgatttgcttctaaagtatgggttgttgtcacatttcagcacccatcctcttgtgtgcttcaactgtgtgacagactacctcactttttttctgtaaaatatctcgataaacttctgagttcattgttccactgataatagcaaactgaaaagggcctgaggcagcaaggtagccgcatataatgatgctcccgccaccatactcaaaggtggagatgatgttttggtgaaggtgtggttctccagttctcctccaaacatgacattgtgtgttcccctgaacaattaaactttggtttcaacgttggtctacagaatattttgcagtaattctatgaagcatataaatgctttttcgcaaacctcaaaggtgcagcaatattttttttgacagaaaccccattaattttagattggcagaatgaatcccattttaagctattcttggttacatctcttcttctgagtatggtggcgggagcatcattatatgcggctaccttgctgcctcaggcccttgacagtttgctattatcagtggaacaatgaactcaagtttattgtgatattttacagaaaaaacgtgaggaagtctgtcacacagttgaagcacacaagagtatgggtcctgaaatgtgacaacaacccatactttagaagcaaatcgactttagaatggcttcataataatgaaatacacattctgaaatagcccagtcaaagccctgacaaaaaacaattgagattatatggcatgaagtcaagaaagctatgcactccagacatcccacaaaccttgctgacgagaggcagttctctaaagaagagggagacaagatacaaacagattgttttgtttatctgatatgcaactacaggacaagtctggttgatgatattgcaactaactgagggtttaaacctacttaatgcaagggtgtacttacttatgccctgctctcctgtgaatgttatggccttatgaccaataaaaatatgacaacatgtaaatgtttgggtggaattaattaaagcagactctgattgttccttcttgagatttccgggaagatcagaccatgttttatgatcaattttgacagaaatgtaagaaatttcaaagggtgtacaaactttttcctgggactgtatatataatatatatatatatatatatatatatataatatatataatatatatatatatatatactccaTAGGTGTAGAGCAGTGAGTACAATATATActccataggtgtgcacagatagggacgaggtggtgctagcTGCCCCGTTGCCCTACTTGACAAAACATGTCCTTTTTGAGAGTATTCTGTCACAATgtatgtggtccatgttgacatgataatctacaaatgcttcatgatcaaaGGCATGTGACAATAACGctccaatataatataatataatatagtctcTATGGCCTAGTAAGGCAGCCTGAAGTTCCACGtgcccccaaccacccccccttcagcacctgacCTGACCCTGCAAATGTCTGTGTACGCCCCTGATAGACTCTTCCAGGTGTGTTTCAATGATCAAGGCAGGGCcgacccaagcctttatggggccctaagcaaaatatcATCCGGGCCCCCCGTagcaccacctactcagcatcagatgcttcataatccTATAGGCAAAAATATGGCTCATGGCAGTTGTAAGTGGCAGATGAGAAAACAATGAATGTCTAGAGGGAATGGTGGACAGTTCATGGCATCCTTGATCTTTGCTTCTCAGAGGGGGCCCCTGGTGGcggcgtgggggccctaagccaccgcatagttcgcttatgcctcgggacGGCCCTGGATCAAGGATACAATATTCACTGTGTGAAGCTCATCATCATTGTAGCTCTGACATGTATTCTTGTCTGTATCTGTTGTGCACATCCAGCGTTGACACATGTGTCCTTGTGTGGTGACGATCCTTATTCATCTGATCCAGGTTTATGTTTATCAAAAGAGTTTAGATCGGCTTCCAGCAGCTGTACTTTTTGCAGCTCATCCTTGGTGTTCGCGTCcagctctgcttgtgtgtgtgtgtgtgtgtgtgtgtgtgtgtgtgtgtgtgtgtgtgtgtgtgtgtgtgtgtgtgtgtgtgtgtgtgtgtgtgtgtgtgtgtgtgtgtgtgtgtgtgtgtgtgtgtgtgtgtgtgtgtgtgtgtgtgtgtgtgtgtgtgtgtgtgtgtgttttacataggTCTGGAGACGGTGTACACTCCGCTgctaggtggtggaggtgggggtggtctCCTCTTGCCCACGGGGAGCAGCTTGTTCCACAGCTGTTGCAGAGTCCTGCTGATGGCGGGGCTGGACAGGTAATACACCACGGGGTTCAGCACGCTGTTGAAGTACGTCAGGCACACCTGTGggaaatacagtagagtagagtagagtagagtagagtagagtagagtggagtagagtagagtagagtagagtagagtagagtagaatagggaGTACAGTAGAgcgcagtagagtacagtagaatagagtagagtagagtataatagagaagagtagagtagagtagagtagagtagagtagagtagtgtagagtagagtagagtagagtagagtagagtagagtagagtagagtagagtagagaagaggagagaagagtagagtagagcagagtagagtacagtagagtagagtagagtagagcagagtagagcagagtagagtagagtagagtagagtagagcagagtagagtagagtagagtaactttattaatccctgaGGGGAAATTAAGGGTAAACGGCAGCTACTCAGGGTAATAGGAGACCCAATtctatacacaaacaaacacacacacacacacacacacacacacacacacacacacacacacacacacacacacacacacacacacacacacacacacacacacacacacacacacacacacacacacacacacaaacacacacacacgcacacacacacacacacaggtcaatacACACCGAGGTGTAGAAGGCCAGGTTGGTGGGCTCGAAGTACACACACTCGCTGTACTGCGTCTTGAGTACGATGACGGCCAGGCGACACGCGGTGCTGGGCAGGAAGCAGAGGATGAAGACCGTTGCCACGGCGAGCACCAGGTAGACGGCTCGCCGGATACGGCCGCCCGTGTCCACCGTGCGCGTCCGCAGCTGATGCGCGATGCACGCCGTGCAGAAGCAGATGATCACCGTGGGAACCAGGAACTGCAGCAGGTAGAGCGTCTCGTGCCAGATGCTGTCCCACCTACATTAGAATGTTACACAGCGCTCCTTTAAAGAGAATGTTACACAGCGCTCCTTTAAAGAGATCTGTCACCTACAGGACAATATAACACAGCGCTCCTTTAAAAAGATCTGTCACCTACAGGAGAATGTTACACAGCGCTCCTTTAAAGAGATCTGTCACCCCTACAGGAAAATATAACACAGCGCTCCTTTAAAGAGAATGTTACACAGCGCTCCTTTAAAAAGATTTGTCAGAATGTTACACAGCGCTCCTTTAAAGAGATCTGTCACCCCTACAGGAAAATATAACACAGCGCTCCTTTAAAGAGATCTGTCACCCCTACAGGACCTGTTACACAGCGCTCCTTTAAAGAGATCTGTCACCTACAGGAGAATGTTACACAGCCCTCCTTTAAAGAGATCTGTCACCTACAGGAGAATGTTACACAGCGCTCCTTTAAAGAGATCAGATTAACTCCATTTCAGATCTGTCCCACCTGCTGCAGAATATTACAGCAAGGGTTCAAAAAGTAAACATCCTGCAACATTTTTtccagccaattcaatgaaccagctgatcctaattaccacaccTCTAACCTGttcagacacagcgttataaattagctgtcaccagaatggcactgaccaagtcatatagtgcattactaaacgcCATAGgagtatagtactatggtagttaacttttcattggctattacagtgttccactggtggaacggcttgTATTATGGGGGAGTATCCCTTTAATGCTGGCACTGAAGTGAGTGCTTCCAAtctcattgtgaatgtgtatagTGTAAATTGTACAAGTGAGCAGTGACAATAAAAggcaatctattctattctactctattctattcttgtCTATTCTTCTATAGAGGATTCTTTTGCTCAAATTTGGATGTGGATGGAGGCTTTGGGTCATCAAAGGATATAGGATAGTGACTACAAGGACATAGTACAGTAGGAGAATGAACGCTCATTTTTccagctattctattctattccattctattcaattctattctattccactctACTGTACCTGAAGTCCAGGCAGATTTGGAAGCTCTCGCACTGCCGGTGTCCCTCCAGCTCCTCGATGTGGGAGACGGTCAGCAGGTACACCGTCAtggccaagatggccgcccagaTGCAACAGCTGATCAGCGAGGCCCAGCCGAGGCCCAACCGGCTCAGACGGCTCCGTGGATACACCAcctgattagagagagagagagagagagagatgagggtgtttcatacatgagaagggggatcttgtcttgtcttgtccgtCATTTAACagtaaaacgtactgtactttggtcataccagtaaatgtTACTTTAGTACTTCGGAAATATCCATACAAGATCAAAAtttgtaataggcagcacagtttctatGAGCAGCACAGTAGTTGTAATACAgtatctactctggccacagtTCTGCACACAAAACTGACACAAAAATGTTCTAGAAAATCTGTTCGGTTCTGATTGGTTGgttaattgattgattggttgattgattgattgattgattgattgattgattgattgattgattgattggtttgaTTTGATTGTTTGAAGTTATGTATCATGCAGCATATATCACCTTCAGCATAGGCATGTACAGATAGGGACaaagtggtgctaaagcacctgccgcTTTGTCCCTCTTTTGAAACTTTTTTGCCCCAATgtgctgtggtccatgttgacaggataatgtacaaatgcttcacgatcaaaagcatgtgacaacaaCGCCTGGATATAATGTATAGCCTAATAGCTCAATAAGGCAGTTGGAAGTTCCACATATCCCCCCCTTTCAGCACCCGCAAACCCCGCCCCCAAAAAAAGTCTGCACGCCACTGACCTTCAGGTAGCGGTCCACCGCCACGGCGGTGAGGAAGAAGATTCCGGCGGTGCGGTTGGCAGCCAATAGGAACATGAGGATGCGGCACATGGCGTCCCCGAAGCGCCAGTCCTTGTGCCGCAGGTAGTAGTCGGCGCGGAACGGCAGGCAGAACAGCACTATGGTGTCCGCCACCGTCAGGTGCAGCAGATACATGGAGTGCGGTTTCCACGACGACACGTGGAACGCCAGCATCCACAGGGCCAGGCCGTTGCCTAGCAACCCGAAGACGAACTCCAGGATGAGGATGGGGGGCAGGATGCCGTCGACCGCCGTGGTGGTGAAGGGGCAACACgtcctggaggaggaggtggcgttgCCCTCCATGACGGAGGAGGTGGCAGGAGGAGggcagaaagagacacagagacagataaagagacagcaccaaagacacagacacagacaacgccaaagacacagacacagacacggagacAGATACACCGCCACAGACAcagagccacagacacagacacagagtcagaggcacagacgcacacacagaggcacagacacagacacagagtcagaggcacagacaaagacacagagtcagaggcacagacacacacacagaggcacagacacagacacagacacagacaatgacTAAGACACAGAGACTGACACAGAGTCCTatccacagagacacagacagagacagagagtgagacaaagAGACAACTCCACAACACCACAGAAAACAAGACACCACCACCGCACcaccacagacacagatgcaatgccagacacagacagatcaCCCAGCGCAGCGTCTcactcagagacagacagagacgctgCCACGCAGGCCGAGACACTGCCACAGAGACCGAAACACAGAGACCGACACAGACACGGCCACAGAGAATGAACAACCGCGACAGAGACCGAAACAACGAAACACAGAGGCCGACACAGACACGGCCACAGAGATCTACTCTCTCTAGTGGTCAAAGGTGCTGACTAGGAGCTAAGAGCTGTACGGTTTTCCATCATGCAAATAGTGTATGATATATTGCGAGGCAataaagaagggaagagaagaaaggccATATTCCACCAGGCTGCAGGAGGCACAATAGGTAGCAATAATGTCTACATGCAAATACGAACATGGAACGCATGATCATTACTGCCCATGTAGCCTTGTATCACCAGACCTCaagaaataaaaaacacattGTGAGCTATTTTGCACCACTGACCAGAAGACCATGAGAGCTGAGAGAAAACTTTATTAGACGACTAGAGATTTGAACGATATCAGAATTTGTATAACTTAATTGCCTTAATCAAAATTGCAGGCaaaacaagcacagacacacaatcagtaCAAATATACACAACCTTATCCTCTCATACAAGgctacaaacaaataaacaaataaaaaaataaaaaacaaaaacaaaaccaaatgcaAGGACCGAGGTTGTATTTCTAAGGGCCATCATCGGCAGGTGGTTCAAAAGGCAGACAATATGTACCGTCCTCCATAATGGGGACAAAGCAATATAGCAGGCACACTACACTACTGTTACCAAGTGAGCTTTTTAATAACAGaaaaaatacagtttttctcaattggttttgtacatttctcacaacagaataatcattctcaaaacttcttgttcaattgtgacttcctgctgttacctgtgcacatggtaaaatacgtttctcgtagttttcagcaccatgcaaatggttgtgtacaattctcagtgtttttgtacattatccataaatttt carries:
- the LOC134457776 gene encoding hydroxycarboxylic acid receptor 2-like — encoded protein: MEGNATSSSRTCCPFTTTAVDGILPPILILEFVFGLLGNGLALWMLAFHVSSWKPHSMYLLHLTVADTIVLFCLPFRADYYLRHKDWRFGDAMCRILMFLLAANRTAGIFFLTAVAVDRYLKVVYPRSRLSRLGLGWASLISCCIWAAILAMTVYLLTVSHIEELEGHRQCESFQICLDFRWDSIWHETLYLLQFLVPTVIICFCTACIAHQLRTRTVDTGGRIRRAVYLVLAVATVFILCFLPSTACRLAVIVLKTQYSECVYFEPTNLAFYTSVCLTYFNSVLNPVVYYLSSPAISRTLQQLWNKLLPVGKRRPPPPPPPSSGVYTVSRPM